One part of the Nymphalis io chromosome 22, ilAglIoxx1.1, whole genome shotgun sequence genome encodes these proteins:
- the LOC126777132 gene encoding uncharacterized protein LOC126777132, with protein sequence MLRISSFSWFLIMGAFDKCLTDNAGVTFTFKEYQYKDSPKNEMVFHEYESACEQSSACNQLSGLTRTRCVRECVSPSCYRELYLLDPLEEGEIDVRLNSFKGCFIQRSGRTRN encoded by the exons atgttaagaaTATCGTCATTCAGCTGGTTTTTAATAATGGGAGCATTCGATAAATGCTTAACAGATAATGCAGGCGTAACGTTTACCTTTAAAGAATATCAGTATAAGGATTCACctaaaaat GAAATGGTATTTCACGAATACGAATCAGCGTGTGAACAGAGCAGCGCGTGCAACCAATTGAGTGGGTTGACTAGGACACGATGTGTGAGAGAATGTGTGTCTCCATCTTGTTACAGAGAACTTTATTTATTGGACccg CTCGAGGAAGGTGAAATAGACGTCAGACTGAATTCTTTCAAAGGTTGTTTTATTCAAAGAAGTGGTCGGACGAGAAATTGA